From the Nerophis ophidion isolate RoL-2023_Sa linkage group LG18, RoL_Noph_v1.0, whole genome shotgun sequence genome, one window contains:
- the hepacama gene encoding hepatic and glial cell adhesion molecule a isoform X1 has protein sequence MKVEERKSSSPGDILSADVPTLLTLVGLLLLLLTGEVSGVNVTTQTQVVRGVVGKEALLSVSYTSSSTDKPVIKWQLKKDKIKPVTVVQSIGTDIIGNLRPEYRNRILVFENGSLLLHNLQLSDEGAYEVEISITDDTFTGEHYIELTVDVPVSRPYIQMVASSVLEYSEHFHLHCSHDNGTKPVYAWLKGGKVQANDSRLLLSHDQKVLTISRVLMSDDDVYTCTVENPISSMKSTPVRLTVYRRSSLYIILSTGGIFLLITLVTVCACWKPSKKKHRPVPQRAPIYMEQIENGHDIDVVPKPTTLGRRSPMPLYVLNEDETLERLEESASNAFSQSEINIPATYVPVLPSHAHRTDQPVWTTPRRYSRSPSPLAQLLPQASPLAGPPLTPVRSPAHSPCSSPRGFSPIRKARPPVGIPNIRLPVEAESPAPGEKTPGPPQQ, from the exons ATGAAGGTGGAGGAGAGGAAGAGCTCCTCTCCAGGCGACATTCTCTCTGCTGACGTTCCCACGCTCCTCACTCTGGTCGGCCTCCTCCTGCTACTCCTCACAG GCGAGGTGTCGGGGGTGAACGTGACCACCCAAACCCAAGTGGTGAGGGGCGTCGTGGGCAAAGAGGCCCTCCTGTCCGTCAGCTACACCAGCAGCAGCACAGACAAGCCGGTCATCAAGTGGCAGCTGAAGAAGGACAAAATCAAGCCCGTCACCGTGGTGCAGTCCATCGGCACCGACATCATCGGAAACCTGCGGCCGGAGTACCGCAACCGCATCCTGGTGTTCGAGAATGGCTCGCTGCTGCTTCACAACCTGCAGCTGTCGGACGAAGGGGCCTACGAAGTGGAGATATCCATCACGGATGACACCTTCACAGGGGAGCACTACATTGAGCTGACGGTGGATG TTCCCGTCTCCCGGCCGTACATCCAGATGGTGGCGTCGTCTGTCCTCGAGTACAGCGAGCACTTCCACTTGCACTGCTCCCACGACAACGGCACCAAGCCCGTGTACGCCTGGCTGAAGGGAGGCAAGGTGCAGGCCAACGACTCCCGCCTGCTGCTCTCGCACGACCAGAAGGTGCTGACCATCTCGCGCGTCCTCATGTCGGACGACGACGTCTACACGTGCACGGTGGAGAACCCCATCAGCAGCATGAAGAGCACGCCCGTCAGGCTCACCGTCTACA GACGCAGCTCGCTGTACATCATCCTGTCCACCGGGGGCATATTCCTCCTCATCACCCTGGTGACGGTGTGCGCCTGTTGGAAGCCTTCCAA AAAGAAGCATCGGCCGGTCCCCCAGAGGGCCCCCATCTACATGGAGCAGATTGAAAATGGCCATGACA ttgATGTTGTACCGAAACCAACCACCCTTGGCCGAAGGAGCCCCATGCCTCTCTACGTACTCAACGAAGAC GAGACCCTGGAGCGTTTGGAAGAAAGCGCCAGCAATGCTTTCAGCCAATCAGAAATCAACATCCCTGCCACCTACGTGCCGGTCCTCCCCTCTCACGCCCACAGAACTGACCAGCCCGTCTGGACCACCCCGCGCAGGTACTCCCGCAGCCCCTCCCCGCTGGCGCAGCTCCTCCCACAAGCGTCCCCCCTCGCCGGTCCTCCCCTCACGCCCGTCCGGTCGCCGGCCCACTCCCCTTGCTCGTCCCCGCGCGGCTTCAGCCCCATAAGAAAGGCCCGGCCCCCGGTCGGAATCCCCAACATCCGCCTGCCCGTCGAGGCGGAGAGTCCCGCCCCCGGCGAGAAGACCCCGGGTCCTCCGCAGCAGTGA
- the hepacama gene encoding hepatic and glial cell adhesion molecule a isoform X2, with amino-acid sequence MTFKLSLFEHRPPCYNFDVFGEVSGVNVTTQTQVVRGVVGKEALLSVSYTSSSTDKPVIKWQLKKDKIKPVTVVQSIGTDIIGNLRPEYRNRILVFENGSLLLHNLQLSDEGAYEVEISITDDTFTGEHYIELTVDVPVSRPYIQMVASSVLEYSEHFHLHCSHDNGTKPVYAWLKGGKVQANDSRLLLSHDQKVLTISRVLMSDDDVYTCTVENPISSMKSTPVRLTVYRRSSLYIILSTGGIFLLITLVTVCACWKPSKKKHRPVPQRAPIYMEQIENGHDIDVVPKPTTLGRRSPMPLYVLNEDETLERLEESASNAFSQSEINIPATYVPVLPSHAHRTDQPVWTTPRRYSRSPSPLAQLLPQASPLAGPPLTPVRSPAHSPCSSPRGFSPIRKARPPVGIPNIRLPVEAESPAPGEKTPGPPQQ; translated from the exons GCGAGGTGTCGGGGGTGAACGTGACCACCCAAACCCAAGTGGTGAGGGGCGTCGTGGGCAAAGAGGCCCTCCTGTCCGTCAGCTACACCAGCAGCAGCACAGACAAGCCGGTCATCAAGTGGCAGCTGAAGAAGGACAAAATCAAGCCCGTCACCGTGGTGCAGTCCATCGGCACCGACATCATCGGAAACCTGCGGCCGGAGTACCGCAACCGCATCCTGGTGTTCGAGAATGGCTCGCTGCTGCTTCACAACCTGCAGCTGTCGGACGAAGGGGCCTACGAAGTGGAGATATCCATCACGGATGACACCTTCACAGGGGAGCACTACATTGAGCTGACGGTGGATG TTCCCGTCTCCCGGCCGTACATCCAGATGGTGGCGTCGTCTGTCCTCGAGTACAGCGAGCACTTCCACTTGCACTGCTCCCACGACAACGGCACCAAGCCCGTGTACGCCTGGCTGAAGGGAGGCAAGGTGCAGGCCAACGACTCCCGCCTGCTGCTCTCGCACGACCAGAAGGTGCTGACCATCTCGCGCGTCCTCATGTCGGACGACGACGTCTACACGTGCACGGTGGAGAACCCCATCAGCAGCATGAAGAGCACGCCCGTCAGGCTCACCGTCTACA GACGCAGCTCGCTGTACATCATCCTGTCCACCGGGGGCATATTCCTCCTCATCACCCTGGTGACGGTGTGCGCCTGTTGGAAGCCTTCCAA AAAGAAGCATCGGCCGGTCCCCCAGAGGGCCCCCATCTACATGGAGCAGATTGAAAATGGCCATGACA ttgATGTTGTACCGAAACCAACCACCCTTGGCCGAAGGAGCCCCATGCCTCTCTACGTACTCAACGAAGAC GAGACCCTGGAGCGTTTGGAAGAAAGCGCCAGCAATGCTTTCAGCCAATCAGAAATCAACATCCCTGCCACCTACGTGCCGGTCCTCCCCTCTCACGCCCACAGAACTGACCAGCCCGTCTGGACCACCCCGCGCAGGTACTCCCGCAGCCCCTCCCCGCTGGCGCAGCTCCTCCCACAAGCGTCCCCCCTCGCCGGTCCTCCCCTCACGCCCGTCCGGTCGCCGGCCCACTCCCCTTGCTCGTCCCCGCGCGGCTTCAGCCCCATAAGAAAGGCCCGGCCCCCGGTCGGAATCCCCAACATCCGCCTGCCCGTCGAGGCGGAGAGTCCCGCCCCCGGCGAGAAGACCCCGGGTCCTCCGCAGCAGTGA